A genomic window from Archaeoglobus profundus DSM 5631 includes:
- a CDS encoding type II toxin-antitoxin system CcdA family antitoxin: MKRRTSVYIDADLLAKAKEKKLNLSQLLEKAIREALKEGGSSLKTPSRRGPRVQIPPPA, translated from the coding sequence ATGAAGAGGAGGACGAGTGTTTACATTGATGCCGATTTGCTTGCTAAGGCTAAGGAGAAAAAGCTTAATCTCTCTCAATTACTTGAAAAAGCCATAAGAGAGGCTTTAAAAGAGGGTGGTTCAAGCCTTAAGACCCCGTCCCGAAGGGGTCCGCGGGTTCAAATCCCGCCCCCCGCATGA
- a CDS encoding C2H2-type zinc finger protein codes for MLVYYCPECPQSFETLPAIKEHYMHSHNSSVCPICGKPVRKSLACHAKMIWQNRGCELHATLYYLLRTGRGGSAKNNGLYRKAREVAEKVLSSRISWNGGDSDE; via the coding sequence ATGCTCGTGTATTACTGCCCTGAATGCCCTCAATCGTTCGAAACACTCCCAGCAATCAAAGAACACTACATGCACAGCCATAACTCCTCCGTTTGTCCGATATGCGGCAAACCTGTAAGGAAGAGCTTGGCATGTCACGCAAAAATGATCTGGCAGAATAGAGGATGCGAGCTACATGCTACATTGTACTACCTGCTGAGAACAGGTAGAGGAGGAAGCGCAAAAAACAACGGTTTGTATCGTAAAGCGAGGGAAGTAGCAGAAAAAGTTCTTTCTTCGAGGATTTCGTGGAACGGAGGCGATTCTGATGAGTAA
- a CDS encoding universal stress protein encodes MIDEVLIVRVININRVLETLIDRESWIEKEKMASLEKFEEHESFFKLNDIKCRSILRVGDPAEEIVGVANEEGANLIAMGHRGRSFLKKILLGSVAEGVVRLSKILVLVVKGGIEIFRTVLYVHYPLESDPPEFLKEIPYERLYIMHVVEPMLPPESTTHLVRERVDEAKKRLEEIAKDLNGEVIVKVGGVAKMIIKTATELRVGCIVLKTRKFTRVTDDVLRYAKKSVLVIKES; translated from the coding sequence TTGATCGATGAAGTTCTAATAGTTAGGGTAATAAACATAAACAGAGTTCTTGAAACTCTCATCGATCGGGAATCTTGGATTGAGAAGGAAAAGATGGCATCGCTTGAAAAATTCGAAGAGCACGAATCTTTTTTCAAATTGAATGACATAAAGTGTAGGAGTATTCTGCGAGTGGGTGACCCGGCTGAGGAGATTGTAGGGGTTGCAAACGAAGAAGGGGCAAATCTCATAGCGATGGGGCACAGAGGTAGAAGCTTTCTCAAGAAGATTCTGCTTGGTAGCGTTGCCGAGGGAGTCGTTAGGCTATCTAAAATTCTGGTTCTCGTCGTTAAGGGAGGTATAGAAATTTTCAGGACAGTACTCTATGTCCACTATCCTCTAGAATCAGATCCGCCAGAGTTTTTGAAGGAAATACCATACGAGAGATTGTACATCATGCATGTGGTTGAACCCATGCTACCTCCCGAATCTACAACACATCTCGTTAGGGAGAGAGTTGATGAGGCTAAGAAGAGGCTCGAAGAAATCGCTAAAGATTTGAATGGAGAAGTTATTGTCAAGGTTGGTGGGGTTGCGAAAATGATCATAAAAACGGCAACTGAGTTGAGAGTCGGTTGTATAGTCCTGAAGACTAGGAAATTTACCAGAGTTACGGATGATGTCCTCAGATACGCCAAGAAGTCGGTTTTGGTTATTAAAGAATCGTAA
- a CDS encoding beta-ribofuranosylaminobenzene 5'-phosphate synthase: MTKVKIKTPSRIHMSLIDLNGLLGRIDGGVGFALEEPNVTIECEDSDDVVVRGGNNVSRFQSVARKLSQTFGKGIKIDVLSDYEAHVGLGSGTQISLAVASAFNEIYDLGLSVREMAEITGRGGTSGIGVAVFEFGGFILDGGHSKREKPNFMPSSASKAKPPKVLARYDLPDWKVVVAVPNLKGFYGKEEVSLFQKFCPIPVEEVSKLCHVILMKLLPSVVESNLDEFGEAVKMIQRLGFKKVEIDQYGDLIWNLFDHSDYPIGMSSTGPAVYSVVDTNAKSVAREVRRYFEDIGLNVEVYITEPDNIGAEIFYI, from the coding sequence ATGACTAAAGTCAAGATAAAAACTCCTTCAAGAATTCACATGAGTCTAATAGACTTAAACGGCTTACTGGGTAGAATAGATGGGGGTGTGGGTTTTGCACTTGAAGAGCCAAATGTTACGATAGAATGTGAAGATTCTGATGATGTTGTTGTTAGAGGAGGAAACAACGTAAGCAGATTTCAATCTGTTGCAAGAAAACTTTCGCAAACATTTGGTAAGGGTATAAAAATAGATGTCTTAAGTGATTATGAAGCTCATGTCGGTTTGGGAAGTGGAACTCAGATAAGCCTGGCAGTGGCCAGCGCCTTCAATGAGATATACGACTTGGGGCTAAGTGTTAGAGAAATGGCGGAGATAACTGGGAGGGGTGGAACTTCTGGAATTGGCGTTGCCGTCTTTGAGTTTGGAGGTTTTATCCTAGATGGTGGGCACTCCAAGAGAGAGAAGCCTAACTTCATGCCTTCATCTGCGAGCAAAGCTAAACCACCAAAGGTTTTAGCTAGGTACGATCTTCCAGATTGGAAGGTTGTCGTTGCCGTTCCCAATTTGAAGGGTTTTTATGGAAAAGAGGAGGTTAGCCTTTTCCAGAAATTTTGCCCGATACCAGTTGAAGAAGTGAGTAAACTCTGCCATGTCATACTGATGAAGTTACTACCGTCAGTTGTTGAGAGCAATCTGGATGAGTTTGGAGAAGCTGTGAAAATGATTCAACGCTTAGGATTTAAAAAGGTTGAAATAGATCAGTACGGTGATTTGATATGGAACCTGTTTGATCATTCTGATTATCCAATAGGAATGAGTTCTACGGGGCCGGCAGTTTATTCAGTCGTGGATACAAACGCTAAATCAGTTGCAAGAGAAGTGAGAAGGTATTTTGAAGATATAGGGTTAAATGTTGAAGTCTATATCACGGAACCTGACAACATTGGTGCTGAAATTTTTTATATTTAG
- a CDS encoding phage terminase large subunit family protein, producing the protein MKPKTSSKKSLDKTILKKLKTDKELKKKVLSDPVTFAKVFLDWGAHPAQAQILRDRHQFITVVAGRRFGKTECMAVSAIYYALTNPGSIQFVIAPSYDQSNIMFGQIVQFLSKSILGCMIRRIYKTPFHHIIFKNDSVIHARSASKPEFLRGHKAHRIILDEAAFIPDDVISNIIEPMLADYNGSWIKIGTPFGKNHFYDTYLKGQSPDFPDYSSYRFPSTVNPHISHEFIEKKKREYGENSIIFRTEYLAEFVEDQNAVFRWADIQKNVDNSIELIDSAENVSKQYVIGCDLAKYQDYTVIVVLDVTEKPYKLVHFERFNRRPYAEVIMRLKELYRRFNYAKVLIDSTGVGDPVLEDLQDVGAEGYVFTPKSKVQLIQRLQAALENGEIRYPYIEELVKELQFFEYQLTRTGIKMEARQGFHDDYVIALALAVWAAEQHSGTGYISLGVARI; encoded by the coding sequence ATGAAACCGAAGACCTCCTCAAAGAAATCTTTGGACAAAACGATATTGAAGAAGTTGAAGACTGACAAGGAGCTTAAGAAGAAGGTTCTCTCGGATCCTGTAACCTTCGCCAAAGTGTTCCTTGACTGGGGGGCACACCCTGCACAGGCTCAGATCCTGCGGGACCGGCATCAATTCATCACAGTAGTAGCAGGTAGGAGGTTCGGTAAGACAGAATGCATGGCAGTTTCAGCCATTTATTACGCTTTAACTAATCCGGGCTCGATTCAGTTTGTAATAGCTCCATCTTACGATCAATCTAACATAATGTTCGGCCAAATCGTTCAGTTTCTGTCTAAGTCGATTTTGGGATGCATGATCAGAAGGATCTACAAGACTCCGTTCCATCACATCATCTTCAAAAATGACAGCGTTATTCATGCCCGTTCGGCATCCAAGCCCGAATTCTTGAGAGGTCATAAAGCTCACCGGATCATCCTTGATGAGGCTGCATTCATTCCGGATGATGTAATCTCAAACATCATCGAGCCCATGCTCGCAGACTATAACGGTTCTTGGATCAAGATCGGAACCCCATTCGGTAAGAATCACTTCTACGATACTTACCTGAAGGGCCAGAGTCCAGATTTTCCCGACTATTCGAGCTATCGCTTCCCCTCAACAGTCAACCCTCACATCTCTCATGAATTCATCGAGAAGAAGAAGCGGGAGTACGGCGAGAACTCGATCATATTCCGAACTGAATACTTGGCCGAATTCGTGGAGGATCAGAATGCTGTGTTCAGATGGGCTGACATTCAGAAAAATGTGGATAACAGCATCGAGTTGATTGATAGTGCTGAAAACGTAAGTAAGCAGTACGTTATCGGCTGCGATCTGGCGAAGTATCAGGATTATACCGTTATCGTGGTGCTCGATGTGACGGAGAAGCCCTACAAATTGGTCCACTTTGAACGGTTCAACCGCAGGCCCTACGCTGAGGTCATCATGAGGCTCAAGGAGCTCTACCGCAGGTTCAACTATGCTAAGGTACTGATCGACTCGACCGGTGTTGGGGATCCTGTGCTCGAGGACCTGCAGGATGTTGGGGCTGAGGGATACGTCTTTACACCTAAGTCTAAGGTCCAATTAATTCAGAGGTTGCAGGCTGCATTAGAAAATGGTGAGATCAGATATCCATACATTGAGGAGCTCGTCAAGGAGCTACAGTTCTTCGAGTACCAGCTAACGAGAACTGGCATCAAGATGGAAGCGAGGCAAGGGTTCCACGATGACTATGTTA
- a CDS encoding NAD(+)/NADH kinase, with product MKGAIVYKPDSKDLAEEVREFVNANGFHAEVVSKSKDLEQYDYIIVIGGDGTILRVLQSVKNCPPIFAINTGRVGLLTHCEPYEYKDVLIKALNSFEVEEFMRLSCVVDGNEVLALNEFAVLCSVPAKLVEMTVYVDDVKVESLRCDGMLVSTPIGSTAYALSTGGPIIDPYLNSILIVPVAPFKLGWKPWVVKDDRVIRLEFDRSVFIVADGQKRFKHEQSVEITKSNHPARFFKISHRLKRTVEKLRNIC from the coding sequence ATGAAGGGAGCGATAGTCTATAAGCCAGACTCTAAGGATTTAGCTGAAGAAGTCAGGGAGTTCGTTAATGCCAATGGTTTCCATGCTGAAGTGGTCAGCAAGTCTAAAGACTTGGAACAATATGACTATATAATTGTGATTGGTGGAGATGGCACGATTCTCAGAGTTCTTCAAAGTGTCAAAAACTGCCCGCCTATATTCGCAATAAACACTGGTCGCGTAGGACTACTCACGCACTGTGAACCTTATGAATACAAGGATGTGCTAATCAAGGCTCTAAACAGTTTCGAAGTGGAGGAATTTATGAGGTTGAGTTGCGTTGTAGATGGTAATGAAGTGTTAGCCTTAAATGAGTTTGCTGTTCTCTGTTCGGTTCCTGCGAAGCTTGTTGAAATGACTGTATATGTCGATGATGTTAAGGTTGAATCGCTCAGATGTGACGGTATGTTAGTTTCGACTCCTATAGGCTCTACAGCCTACGCCCTTTCAACTGGAGGACCTATAATCGATCCTTACCTAAATTCAATACTAATCGTTCCAGTAGCCCCATTTAAGCTGGGCTGGAAGCCGTGGGTTGTTAAAGATGACAGAGTTATAAGGTTAGAGTTCGATAGGAGTGTTTTTATAGTTGCAGATGGCCAGAAAAGGTTTAAACATGAGCAATCAGTAGAGATAACAAAATCCAATCATCCTGCGAGATTCTTTAAAATTTCACACCGTCTGAAGAGGACAGTCGAAAAGCTCAGGAATATTTGCTAA
- a CDS encoding ribonuclease H-like domain-containing protein, which produces MRFVRFYPIFFDIETTGLKSLEDRIVAIGIRVREEIFEDEYEVTTDTKIWLAEEDGKYSEEKELTALLELHNTLQNLIIFHRDDGRSLLLVGYNIGFDLGFISARSAILYRHYSIRDSTFRQLRRLRSVLGLAGLLRELPRVDLMHIISRYWLNNGRAKMKDVCSALGINYDDCDGSEIPKLVEEGNWVAIEEHLKADLYRLSYLYDILKPQGLIAHNLRVRYDLFDCEVDLL; this is translated from the coding sequence ATGAGATTTGTCCGTTTTTATCCAATATTCTTTGACATCGAGACTACGGGGCTCAAGTCGTTAGAGGACAGGATTGTTGCTATTGGTATTCGTGTACGTGAGGAGATTTTCGAAGACGAGTATGAAGTCACTACTGATACCAAGATCTGGCTCGCTGAAGAGGATGGGAAGTACAGCGAAGAAAAAGAACTCACAGCTTTGCTCGAACTTCACAACACTCTCCAGAATCTAATAATATTCCATAGAGATGATGGCAGAAGTCTTCTGCTCGTAGGATACAATATCGGCTTCGATTTAGGATTCATTTCGGCAAGAAGTGCGATTCTATACAGGCATTATTCAATAAGAGATTCAACTTTCAGGCAGCTTCGAAGATTAAGAAGTGTTTTAGGTTTGGCTGGGCTTCTCAGGGAGCTTCCAAGAGTCGATCTAATGCACATCATTTCAAGATATTGGCTCAACAACGGCAGAGCAAAGATGAAAGACGTTTGCTCAGCTTTGGGCATCAACTACGATGATTGTGATGGATCCGAGATTCCAAAGCTTGTTGAGGAAGGTAACTGGGTTGCGATTGAAGAACATCTGAAAGCGGACCTCTACAGATTAAGCTACCTCTATGACATTCTAAAACCTCAAGGGCTGATAGCGCACAATCTACGTGTAAGATACGATCTTTTTGACTGTGAGGTTGATTTACTATGA
- a CDS encoding biotin/lipoyl-containing protein, which produces MRKLKVKVGDEEFEACIKRINRTYYKVILNDKTFNISLREPGVILPKKVEKKEKSKVEVVEGEAVKAMLPGVVTKIIVKEGESVRKGDTIMILEAMKMENEVKSPKDGVVKQIVVREGDRVEVGDILAVIS; this is translated from the coding sequence ATGAGAAAGTTGAAGGTTAAAGTTGGTGATGAAGAGTTTGAGGCATGCATAAAGCGAATAAACAGAACTTACTACAAAGTAATTCTGAACGATAAGACGTTTAACATATCATTGAGAGAACCCGGTGTAATCTTACCTAAGAAGGTAGAAAAGAAGGAGAAGAGTAAGGTAGAGGTCGTTGAGGGAGAAGCTGTTAAAGCGATGTTGCCCGGTGTAGTCACTAAGATCATAGTTAAGGAGGGAGAAAGCGTAAGAAAGGGGGACACAATAATGATACTCGAAGCGATGAAAATGGAAAATGAGGTTAAGAGTCCTAAAGATGGAGTTGTTAAGCAGATCGTCGTTAGAGAGGGAGATAGGGTGGAGGTTGGTGATATATTAGCGGTAATTTCATAA
- a CDS encoding UPF0147 family protein: MAEDVLKAVLDTLDRIIQDDSVPRNVRKVANEIKSDLLNEKENIAVKAATAISTLEDLSSDPNLPMHVRTLIWNLSSLLEKLTVEK; the protein is encoded by the coding sequence ATGGCAGAAGATGTATTGAAAGCAGTGTTAGATACACTCGACAGAATAATTCAAGACGATTCAGTTCCAAGAAATGTTAGAAAGGTTGCAAACGAAATCAAGAGCGATCTGCTAAATGAGAAAGAAAATATAGCAGTCAAAGCAGCTACGGCAATTTCAACACTTGAAGACCTTTCGTCAGATCCAAATCTACCAATGCACGTAAGAACCTTAATTTGGAATCTATCTAGCTTACTTGAGAAACTTACAGTTGAAAAATGA
- a CDS encoding ribbon-helix-helix domain-containing protein, which translates to MDNVIKNAKNDTVKMTKIQVYVTEAEYEAFKRALKKSGRYLSISDALRDFIRRFIDSQGVSGSSPHSRVVGEEEGGVKTCKR; encoded by the coding sequence ATGGATAACGTAATTAAAAACGCTAAAAATGACACTGTTAAAATGACAAAAATCCAAGTATATGTAACAGAAGCCGAATACGAAGCTTTCAAGAGAGCTTTAAAGAAATCTGGCAGGTATCTAAGCATTTCTGACGCTCTTAGAGATTTCATAAGGAGATTTATCGATTCTCAGGGTGTATCAGGCTCCTCCCCTCATTCCAGAGTGGTTGGGGAGGAGGAAGGGGGTGTTAAGACATGCAAGCGGTAG
- a CDS encoding rhomboid family intramembrane serine protease, translating into MEEYIPVKVKRRNPYGWNNTIIAICILIYLAKVLTGLLGIYAIIRMPFGVTYRDNIVDYLLALFPINVLSMPWQIITSIFVHADFWHLFINMFVLFFFGNELERRLGERKYLIIFFASGIAGNLAYLVYAFLTNPFIPAMGASAAIFGVMGALAIIAPEIRVVIFPLPIPVSIKVAILLFAIYDLLLLPFSYSTGVAHIAHLAGLLVGLYLGKKYRIVRGYVLYY; encoded by the coding sequence GTGGAGGAATACATCCCTGTTAAGGTTAAGAGGAGAAATCCGTACGGCTGGAACAATACGATAATAGCCATATGCATACTGATTTATCTGGCAAAGGTACTAACGGGACTTTTAGGAATCTACGCCATTATTAGAATGCCATTTGGTGTTACTTACAGAGACAACATCGTTGATTATCTCTTGGCTTTATTCCCAATCAACGTTCTGTCCATGCCTTGGCAGATAATAACGAGCATCTTCGTTCATGCGGATTTCTGGCATCTCTTCATCAACATGTTCGTACTCTTCTTCTTCGGAAACGAGCTCGAAAGAAGGTTGGGTGAAAGAAAGTATCTGATCATATTCTTTGCCAGCGGAATCGCTGGTAACTTAGCCTACTTAGTATATGCATTTTTAACAAATCCGTTTATTCCAGCTATGGGTGCCTCTGCGGCAATCTTCGGGGTTATGGGAGCTCTGGCGATAATAGCTCCCGAGATAAGGGTGGTAATATTCCCACTTCCAATCCCTGTGAGTATAAAGGTCGCAATACTACTCTTCGCAATCTACGACCTCTTACTATTACCATTCTCCTACAGCACAGGAGTTGCACATATAGCACACCTCGCTGGACTTTTGGTAGGTTTGTACTTAGGTAAAAAATACAGAATAGTGAGGGGATATGTCCTCTACTACTGA
- a CDS encoding Sjogren's syndrome/scleroderma autoantigen 1 family protein: MDKNISEAVELLYKGAKMLAQHCIDCKMPLFKYEGKVICPACKREFRIDGKGYAVPIEKDGRVETVKDENKEITETKKDRKASEVKHDVVETSAKSVECLEYSKVKSISILRSKLFEVISRIESCESVESLHSLINLALKIIELIEKIERI; this comes from the coding sequence GTGGATAAAAATATTTCGGAAGCTGTCGAACTTTTGTACAAAGGTGCGAAAATGCTGGCTCAGCATTGTATAGACTGTAAAATGCCCCTTTTCAAGTATGAGGGTAAGGTAATCTGCCCTGCTTGTAAAAGAGAGTTCAGAATTGATGGAAAGGGATATGCCGTTCCAATTGAAAAGGATGGAAGGGTAGAAACGGTAAAAGATGAAAACAAAGAGATTACTGAGACTAAAAAAGATAGAAAGGCTAGTGAAGTCAAACATGATGTTGTAGAGACTTCTGCAAAAAGTGTTGAATGTTTAGAATATTCAAAAGTAAAATCCATATCTATACTCAGATCTAAGCTTTTCGAAGTCATTTCAAGGATTGAAAGTTGTGAAAGCGTAGAGAGCTTACACAGTTTAATTAATCTCGCCCTCAAGATCATTGAACTTATTGAAAAAATTGAGAGAATCTAG
- a CDS encoding inositol monophosphatase family protein gives MTPKEALNLARKVGEYVKKEVSKIIGSTECGITVGIGKDGTPTKRIDIVAEKTALEILKESDVTVITEESGVVGSGDVIVSLDPIDGTFNAVKSIPIYSVSLCFSSSYYFRDVFCGYVLNLATGDEYYSINGSSYKNDSVIHVSNIDNLKEANVLFYYPAKPYPFKRIRILGSASLEICYVADGTFDAFIDTRFKRGKGFLRPFDVCSALFIAKNAGAKITDHRGNELNNKKLTMDERYTLLVSNPKLHEKLLKVIS, from the coding sequence ATGACTCCTAAAGAAGCTCTGAATTTGGCTAGAAAAGTCGGTGAATATGTAAAGAAGGAAGTTTCCAAGATCATTGGCAGTACTGAATGTGGTATCACCGTTGGGATCGGCAAAGATGGTACCCCCACGAAGCGCATTGATATAGTTGCTGAGAAGACTGCATTGGAAATTCTTAAAGAGTCTGATGTAACCGTTATAACTGAAGAATCTGGCGTAGTAGGGTCTGGAGATGTGATAGTTTCTTTAGATCCCATCGATGGCACATTTAATGCTGTTAAGAGTATTCCAATCTATTCAGTATCATTATGTTTTTCCAGTAGCTACTATTTTAGGGATGTATTTTGCGGATATGTGCTCAATCTTGCGACTGGTGATGAGTACTACTCAATCAACGGATCTTCATACAAAAACGATTCAGTTATACACGTTTCCAACATTGACAATCTTAAAGAAGCTAATGTACTCTTCTACTATCCTGCAAAACCTTACCCTTTCAAGCGGATAAGGATTTTAGGAAGTGCTTCACTTGAAATATGCTACGTTGCTGATGGGACATTTGACGCTTTCATCGATACGAGATTTAAGAGGGGTAAGGGGTTTTTAAGGCCTTTCGACGTCTGTTCTGCTCTCTTCATAGCAAAAAATGCTGGAGCGAAAATTACTGATCACAGAGGTAACGAGCTGAATAACAAGAAATTGACTATGGATGAGAGGTACACACTTCTAGTTTCAAATCCGAAACTGCATGAGAAGTTACTAAAGGTGATCTCATGA
- a CDS encoding archaeosine biosynthesis radical SAM protein RaSEA has translation MSSTTDPVAVWIEKERFHGDVVDCLTVILRTRGCSWNRCLMCGYRRDTDPRVTNDDLKKQLEKALKKGKAKILKIFTSGSFFELDKEFRDFVYNTVSKFGFEKLIVESRPEFVYKVEEDLEKIDFELEVGIGLETSNDFVREHCINKGFTFEDFKESSKFLKSKGFRVKVYLLLKPPFLSEKEAIEDAIKSIKDVEGLADVVSLNPTNVQSGTYLEALWRKGLYRPPWFWSVVEVLKNSNIETVSDPVGAGSFRGPHNCGRCDKVVARAIREFSLYQDKSVFENLNCKCLKRWEVALDLENYSRIPLFK, from the coding sequence ATGTCCTCTACTACTGATCCCGTTGCGGTATGGATTGAAAAGGAGAGATTTCACGGAGATGTGGTGGATTGTCTTACCGTGATACTCAGAACAAGGGGATGCTCTTGGAACAGATGTCTGATGTGTGGGTACAGGAGGGATACAGATCCAAGAGTAACAAACGATGATTTGAAAAAACAGCTTGAAAAGGCTTTGAAAAAGGGAAAGGCTAAGATTTTGAAGATATTTACATCTGGAAGCTTCTTCGAGCTCGATAAAGAGTTTAGGGACTTTGTCTACAATACAGTCTCGAAGTTTGGTTTTGAAAAGCTGATAGTTGAGAGCAGACCAGAATTCGTCTATAAGGTTGAGGAAGATTTGGAAAAAATCGATTTTGAGCTTGAGGTTGGTATAGGTCTGGAAACTTCAAACGACTTTGTGAGGGAACACTGCATAAACAAAGGCTTTACATTCGAAGACTTTAAAGAATCTTCAAAATTCTTGAAGTCGAAGGGCTTTAGAGTTAAAGTTTACCTCCTTCTAAAACCACCATTCCTTTCGGAAAAGGAGGCAATAGAAGACGCAATCAAATCGATTAAAGATGTCGAAGGTTTGGCAGATGTAGTCTCACTTAATCCTACAAACGTTCAGTCTGGAACGTATCTTGAAGCTTTGTGGAGAAAAGGACTTTACAGGCCCCCTTGGTTCTGGAGTGTTGTTGAAGTTCTTAAAAACTCCAACATCGAAACCGTATCTGATCCTGTCGGAGCTGGGAGCTTTAGAGGTCCTCACAACTGCGGGAGATGTGATAAAGTTGTTGCTCGAGCTATAAGGGAATTTTCGCTTTATCAGGATAAGTCTGTCTTCGAAAACCTGAACTGCAAATGCCTAAAGCGCTGGGAGGTTGCTTTGGATCTTGAAAACTATTCGAGAATACCGTTGTTTAAATGA
- a CDS encoding SDH family Clp fold serine proteinase codes for MFHEILRILEYPKDVDLMIHSGGGVVEATEKLVKLIWSKVESLRVIVMEFAKSAATLLSLASNEILMSFMAELGPIDPLIQVGFDQVTKQPEFRPAWSYLHVLDILEEELKNKRDIRIVAQLLSVIDPTKLDIARKAIAYSQTLATEWMVKYMGIHPKKAREIAKKLCDSKRLLSHGRVISVEDACNLGLKVQKLDTDHELWPLLYQLHTRALMAVRPPVVKLFECRDHTIRGSLSK; via the coding sequence ATGTTTCATGAGATCTTACGCATTTTGGAGTACCCAAAAGATGTAGATTTAATGATTCATAGTGGAGGAGGTGTTGTAGAAGCAACGGAAAAACTTGTAAAACTCATTTGGAGTAAAGTAGAATCACTTAGAGTTATAGTCATGGAGTTTGCCAAAAGTGCAGCAACTCTTCTGTCTTTAGCTTCAAATGAAATTCTTATGAGTTTCATGGCTGAATTAGGTCCGATAGATCCATTAATTCAGGTTGGTTTTGATCAAGTAACCAAACAACCAGAATTTAGACCAGCATGGTCTTATTTGCATGTCTTGGACATTTTAGAGGAAGAGCTAAAGAATAAGAGGGATATAAGGATAGTTGCACAGTTACTTAGCGTAATAGATCCAACAAAACTTGATATTGCACGCAAAGCTATTGCATACTCGCAAACTCTTGCTACAGAGTGGATGGTTAAGTATATGGGTATACATCCTAAAAAAGCGAGAGAAATAGCTAAAAAATTGTGCGACTCTAAGAGGCTACTATCGCATGGTCGAGTTATTAGTGTCGAGGATGCTTGTAATCTCGGACTAAAAGTGCAGAAACTAGATACAGACCATGAATTATGGCCTCTACTATATCAATTACATACAAGAGCTCTTATGGCTGTAAGACCACCAGTAGTCAAATTATTTGAGTGTAGAGACCATACCATTAGAGGATCATTAAGTAAGTAG